The Medicago truncatula cultivar Jemalong A17 chromosome 7, MtrunA17r5.0-ANR, whole genome shotgun sequence genome includes the window accaacaaaccTATTATCTCACTTCTCTCCGGCTTCGTTCAACGACAATGAACAATTTCTGGATATTGGATGGCAAACAAGGGAACACGATGTATCGTTGTCATTAGGTTATGGTAGTCAAATACAATCAGCTACAGATAACAATGACGAAGACCAACATGACCCTCAAGTAAATCGCGGAAGAAATCGTCGAAGACGAGGGTGTGGGACAGTCGggcatttataataattgtagatattatgatatttaatttgtttattatttttttgtccttcttttttgtttattattttttttgtattttaaaaattaaaaaaaaaaaaaccaaaattaacccgcaagtgggggttgcggggtattaaaaaaattttaaatataccccgcaagtgggggttgcgggatagttaatttttttaaaaaaataaaaaataaaaaaatggtacgCTGGTTTGACTTGCGGGGTAgttaaaattttttttaaaaattttaaaggtACCCCGCAGGTGGGGGTTGCAAGGTACCAGAAATTCTGAAAAGTAgggcatttatgcaattttttgtaaaagtggggcatttttgtatttttggacaCAAAcaagggcagaaaaaaaaattcgattggAATTGGATGGATTATGCACAAATAACATTTCATATTTAGAATTAATGTATCTGATACCCAACTTCTCACAATCTTATTTAATTATGTGTCTATTTATTTTCAGCTAGTACCATTTTCTTTGGTTGTTGGGTTTCAATGGGATGCACCGTTATACACTAACTAAATTTTGGTATTGGATGGTCGTTATTCATAAGCATTTACAAATTTGACAAGGCAACACATCAGTCTCCATTTATTTATCAAGTTCAACACCTAAAGTTTGGATTAAACTCATACCAAATGAATTTAGGATTTAATTTTACGTACTGTGTATAAAAAAGAGATACACATAACTTTGTTATATATCAATTCTTAAAATAGTATAACAAATATTAATGTATACTAATTgaactcatatatatattctcTGAATCTAAGTCAAAAgacattttaagtttttttttttttttggacagaatACACtttaatgttcaaatatcaaaagataaagttggtaaatagtttttgaaaaaaataataactaacaTTAAAACACAACGGCAATTCCCCTGTTCTACCACAACACACAAATTAAAATCTAGCGTTCAGTTTACAAACACAGATTCAAAAATAGACAAAGtttgttaattaaaaatgaaaatataaatacaaaccTGGAATCTGCAGATATAATAATCATCACCATACACAGCTCGCATGCCATCAACAGGTTTCAATTTTGGGTTTCTGGGTAAATACGGAACACTCAGACACACGTAGGCTTTGATTCTTTCAGGGCGAAACAAACAAAGATACCAACCAATGATGGCACCCCAATCATGAGCTACAAGAAACACTCGGTCAACGCCAAGTGAGTCGATGAGAGCAACGATGTCACCAACCAAATGGAAGATTGTGTAGCTACTAATGGAGGCCGGAGCATCGGTGTCGCCATAACCACGGAGATCTGGAGCAACAGCGCGGTAACCGAGGGAGCCAAGAGCAGAAATCTGGTGGCGCCATGAATACCAGAGTTCAGGGAAGCCATGAAGGAACAGGACAACGGGTCCTTCTTTACCTTTCTCAGCAATATGCATTTTGATGCCATTCACTTCCACTGTTCTGTGTTCTATTTCCTCCATAATCTTTTCGGTGCTTTGATTGTGTTGTGTTGGGTATGAGTTTGTGAAGTGTACGCTATGCcagtatttaaaattttaagcggAGAGAGGGAATGGTTTGGGCGATTCTAACGAAGAGGTGTTTGTTTGAAAAGGTATGACCGAGGAGTTAAGGCATGCACGTGGATGGAAATTTGAGGACTATCTCTATTCGCCTATCAGCCAAAAAATGCCAAACAAGACCAGACACTTTGCATCAATTCAATTGTCATTAAATCCATTTAATTAACTACCAATATACtccttttattaaaaaaagaaaaaagaagtctAAGTAAAGTCATTACATTAGATGTCTTTAATCTTATTTAGTTTTAAcaaattgatcattaatcatttattttttcatttaaaatgtgCACAGTTaatccttaatttaattttttttctctaaaacaaTTCTGaaataatgattttattaaTAACCTTGTTTTTAAGGTGGATTGTAGGGTGAGGGTTCAATTAAGTCCATCACCATCACCGATGAAGcacaaataaaacatcatttaattaacTCAATGGTCCacattatttgaaaataaatatgagAACATCCATCTTTTTCCACACACAATTATGTCCATACCTCTATCCTCTCCAACTTGAGTAGATGCGGATCTAGTGTGTGGTTTTGTTTTCTAGGTTGACAAAATAAGTAACCATTATGTTTCAACAAATCAATTTCCATCATTTAACAAACAATAACACATGATTATAATTGAATTTTGGATGCTGGTACCAAACCAATCCAAGTCGAAAGTCCGTTAACGTTCATTCAATCAAATAGATTGCAACTTCTATGTTCATAGTTGTTATGGAAATGGAAATTTAATTAAGTGGTTGGTGGAATTTAAACCTCTATTCTACCTTTGCTATTAAACccagtaaaaaataatatataaacaacCATAAATTTCACCATGGTGTTGCCAATTATTATTGAGATTGATTATCATCACAAGTTCTAGTTAACTTTTCTGCATATTTATGGTGAACTGAGAAGGATCCAAACGAGAAAGAGATAGAGGTAGGATTGTGTGTGGAAAGAACTAAatgttcttatttttattttcaaataatttggaccattgatttaatcaaatggtatttttttgatagtccaccggtgagggacttagttgaaccctcaccctagaatccacctgtttttaaaagatattattttatgaaaaataaagaaattcatAAACCACATGAACATCTTCATCCTCATGTTCTTCATCCTCATCTTCTACCTTAAATCGAATCTTTGTCCACTCAAACACACCTTCGATTAGCTTAAGcatcttcattttcatcttctaaaCTCATAATTTTAAATCCCCaaatttaaagaagaaaaaaaaccctttaatttatcaaacaaaagaaaaaatcccCAAATTCAAATGAAAGAGAGGGGGATTGTTTCCGGTTATATCACAACCACCTCTAATTAACAAAACACAGAATCCAGAATTTTCATACCGATAATACCATTCAAAGAAGTAAAACTCAAATTTGATCAAAACATGATGATAATGAAGAAACTAGAAGACATCCATAATTGGTTGAATTGAAGGCAGCTCGAACATGGGCCATTGGagaaatcacttttaatcttgTTCTAATTcagaaaaatgtatttaaaaaaaaaaaaaactagaaacaTGAAAATGGAATCTAATAATAGAGAAGGAAATGAATGGAGCAATCCTTTGTTCTAATTCGCAAGGATTACATGGTTAAAGCACCGTAATACGATTACTCTCTCTTTCGATTGAATTTGGGGATTTATCTATGGTTAAAGCACATGGCGGAAGATATCAAAACTCTCCCACCTCATAACACGCCCTAAATTACATGATATTATCttttatgcaattttgaccATTGAGTAGAGATAAGTAATTTATGCAAGATAAAAACATAACAATCTATGgtgcaaaataaaaacatccaaACGATAAAGTTTCCAAATAGCACGATTACGAGTGCAACATAATACTTCAAAATACCACAAATAGCATAGATTGCAACTATATTATTAATTAGCAGAGGATTTAGAGAAAACTCCTAATGAACAAGTTCTTTAGAATTGAGTTGATACGTTCAAAACTTCttgataaaatcataaatgtgATTGCTAATATCCTCAGCAGCTTCTTGGTTGTTGAAGTGAGCCACACCTTCCTGTATAACAACTTCCTCCAAATTGGGCACATCTTTCTTGAAGCCACCACTCTCGATGTATTGCTTGGTACCAGAAGAAGTGTAAACTAAATCAGAATCACCAGTTATGAACTTTAATGGCACTTTAATTTGTGCTCCAGTCCATGCTGCCGTGAGCTCCCAATTTCTGTAAACATAAACACAAACATTGGCATATGTAATTAACACGTACAATATTTAGATATAGAACTTAATTATGCATGTTAGTCCTTCTATTAAGattgtttggttttgaaaaGCAAGTTTTTCATTTGTTACAATCAAGAACTACATAATTGAAATGTGATATAAAAATTACACAATCGTAAAATCCAAAGGACTAAAAGTACAATTAAACTATTCATATTCATACTGGACCAAATAGAAATATAAGTGCAAGGCCGGGCTAAGGGTCGGATAATCTAAGCTAAGACTTTAGGCCTTAGAATATTGGGGCCATAAAAACcacaaattttttgaatttgaatataaatataaagtatGACAAATTAGTTATAGATGTTTGTCCAAATCAGTTGAACAAGATGAGGGTCAAGTTCAAACCTTCAAACAACCATGTGTATGTGGCATATGTCACATGATCGACGAACATGAGAcatttagttgatttaaaaaattggcaaaaaaaaaaataaggactTACAAGTTGAGATTTCTGTAGAAGTTAAGGCCACCACTAAATCCAGTCTTTTCAAATTTAGATGCATAATAAGCAACATCTTCTTGTGAGAGCCAAGAAGGGAGGGGCTTTGTACTTGGATGAGATAAAAAGCGTTCTTTGGGTAAGATCAGTGGTCCAGTAGTCCGACCTGTAAGCATGCTCTTGATTACCTGTTCTGAGCTATCTTTGGCAATTTCAGCTTCCATTTTCCCTAGTTCCTGTTATATAGATTGGAGTTGGATTGCACAGGATTGAATTATTCGATATAATTACTactaacatttatatttaacaATGATAGATTAGATCAATGGAATGGTCTAATCCATTAGATCAACAACTGATTACCATAATTAACATATGCAATAACCTTTGTTTCAGGGGAACATATGTGAAAACTATTAACCTTCTCAGACTCTTGTTTAATGTGTGCCTATTTTCGATTAATACAGTGGTACCATTATCTTCGGTTATTACTTATTACTATTCGGTTTCAAATGTCAAGTTATAAGCATTGTTTTACAGTTTTCACTGACTAAAATTATGTACtctatcatcatcattattgataaacatatacaaatttgaaaattgcaaCACATCGATCTCCATTTACTTAATCAAgttaaaaatttaacattttgattaaaccAATCCCAAATGTATTTATTTCGTAAAACAATTTTAATCTAGTCTATCATctatttcaaataaatgggGAAAGAGCCGTAAGGAAAAAGAGTTTGGTACTAGAAAATACTACTTAAAtttaccacattttatttatttatcaaggTAACTATTTTCTTTTCCATCCATTTGAAGTGAACAAAAGTAAAGGGTGTATATAACAGGGACAGGAcgtgtatatattatataaaaatatatgaattcgAACCTGGAATCTGCAGATATAATAGTCATCTCCAAATAAAGCTCGCATGCCATCAACTGGTTTCACTTTGGGGTTTCTGGGTAAATACGGCACACTGAGACACACATAGGCTTTAACTCTCTCAGGGCGAAACAAGCAAAGATACCAACCAACGATGGCACCCCAATCATGAGCCACAAGGAAGACTTGATCAACCCCAAGCGAGTCGATGAGCGCAACAATGTCACCAACCAAGTGGAAGATTGTATAACTGTTTACCGAACTGGGGACATCAGTATCGCCATAACCACGAAGATCGGGAGCCACAGCCCGGTAACCGAGAGAGCCGAGAGCCGCAATCTGGTGGCGCCAAGAGTACCAGAGTTCAGGGAATCCGTGAAGGAACAGGACAACAGGtccttcttttcctttttcagcAATATGCATTTTGATTCCATTCACTTCCACTGTTCTGTGCTCTATTCCTTCCATCTCTTTCTGGTGTTTGAATTTTGTTGTGAACTTTGATGTGTTGTTATGCGATATTTATTGAGATGGTTGGGCGATTTTAGCGGATGAGGTGTTTGACTgttgtttcaactttcaacttgGTGACCGTATGAAAAGGTGTGAGTGCGCAGAAGGAAATTGAAAGTGTATTGGAAAGTTAAATAATAAGGCAAATAATAAAGGTACTACTTGATAAGTTTATacgatatttaattttttttggtcaagatacGATAATGTCCGCAAGCTTAGCTTAATTGACagggatattgtatattatatgcaggggttggagTTTGAATTTCAAACACTCTAATTCTTCACagttaaattgtgtgagctctagccactaaattatttgacaaaaaaaggtaattttaatataacaaaatgtaaatatttttttatgaaataaaaattaggaAAAAATTGAATGTGCCAGATAAGATATTCTGTATAACTTTATTATATATGCGTCTGTATTTGTTTAAATGTACATCCTTCAATACCCTAGATctttcatatattatgcattgtcaatACCAAGTGAGTTAAGTTCATAAGAacaaatgatgtatgtagtctataataaagataatatacatcattaattaaataaatttaaaatgtatatttttatttatatagtgACCGGATGATGTGTAAATTTGCGTCTAGATTATTAtgattgaaatatataaaaagggaaagaaaaaaatgtgattaaatattagaaaaatatcaaaggttttaattttttcaggcaaaagaaaagaaaaatcaaagaaatttattttaaatattcgATGAAGGAAAATTCTTATTTATTCATAATAAGGTATTCATGTTGAGTTTGTGCCAATTAAAATCATGTATTTGTGTATGTTATCCCTATagcataaataataaaagataaataaataattttgattgatATCAACTCAGcataaataattcttttttttttttgtttaaactcAACACATAGAAATCTTTCTAACTTTAAACACGGATAGTTTTTATCATTCAAGTTAGTATTTGGTGTGAAATGTTTATTACATTCTTAATTAAGGTAACTTAAATATAAACAGGTAATtttgaaattaagaaaataaatgcacTTCCTtctctcataaaaataataataatttaaaagtaCTAGATATTACGTATAACAAGTCTATAAACCTCTGTGCATAATGTATAAATTCAAATGATTGAAACAAATACAAATTGgaaaaataactaatttttttattgtgttattgtttaaaaatattctatatagcataaaaataaaaaataaagaaaatttaaatagtGTAAtcaaagacatttttttttactttttaattttagaatttgaagaattatttgttgaggcaaaatccctaattaattttaaagataataaacaaatatgattaaagaattaatggactttgattaattccttggtatttaacttgtgctcttgagtgttttactaagacaggaacaaggtttgaatcataccaagaatcaagaaatcaaaggacatttgaattcatgatctaacactaaggtcagaaagttagatcagaatgttgctcgaagatcagaatgttcagaagcaaccaagttcagaagcaacctaattcagaaggttgttcagaagcaaccagttcagaagcaaccaagttcagaagcaacctaattcagaaggttgttcagaagcaaccaagttcagaagcaacctagttcagaaggttgttcagaagcaaccagttcagaagcaacctagttcagaaggttgttcagaagcaacctagttcagaaggttgttcagaagcaacctagttcagaaggttgttcttatacaagccaagaatctcaagaactgtgatcaaggtcatgcaaggcacatgtgacatgaatatatgtccaggaaagtacatttgcatggatcaatcaagcaataaaggcatatacaagagttatgtcaaagaaggcattcaatgttcatttaagactatgaacattgatgtactaggaatatttcacaaaggaatatcatcctagatgttatcatcactgctcttcattattgtttcactattaggatttgattacatcaaatgatagtcttacaaatcatcctaagtgaaacagatggaacattctgatgatcagaatgttcaagctcagctcatgcttactttatgaacagtatagtaggtgaaaagcaaaaagcaaaagcaaagcaaatctgtcatcttcaacaagagatagacacgtctgagagttggtactgaacaaggacaacacaatctctcaaagcatgggcatgaagatgcagaatcccactaaatcctcctgcaccggttccaagacaaaatctgggaaaggaacattctgatgtatgaagaaaagtccatacattggttattgtccagaaattcatatgaaaagcatatgcatagcccagaacttcatgtgttcattcatacatgatgaacccagatgaagaacgtgatgaacccagatgaagatcatcatgaacacaacaacattctgatgttcatcagagatcagaatgtttgcccagaatttcaagttaaagcttgtgggacccaggacacatggcataacaccattggacaccctacaacggctatatgagcccaaagactctataaatagagggcttggccttagcaaaacttgcaccattgcaaagcatacaagaaaacaactctgattttgtttgaagcttttgcaaactgaaattgatcaatctctaagtctttcatcaacttagtgcaaatcaatactcttgttatctgtaggataacctcttcttcttcttttactGTTTGTTTCacaaacacccaacttccatacaaattgtaacaaagtctcatctagcttttagaggtcctaaagtgttaggttgagcaaaggttgtaaaagtctaagtggttaacttagcaagaaggtgcaagcctgctgaggcttagagaatacaggattgtaattgttcaggtgaacaagattgtaaggtgcaggacttgagaggttatctcaagcatcttagtggaaactctcacaggattgtggggagtggactagcccacattgggtgaaccactataactctttgtgtgttctttctttcttctctatactcttttatttacagtatacacaacacacacttacacttatactttattaaacaattttgtttatgaacttcagaacattctgaagtcagaaagttaacataattccaagtaaacaacttgagaatcatttttaagtttcaggataatttttaaagggtcacaattcaaacccccccttccttgtgactattttatctacttcaattggtatcagagcaaggctctaagggtttgaacacttaaacaagtgttagagaaaagattcaggaagtatGTCTAAAGTCAAGTACATAGCTGAAGGAGGATCTTCAAATAGACCACCACTCTTTGATGGATCAAACTACTACTTCTGGAAAGGCAAGATGGAACTCTTTCTCAGATCTCAAGACAATGATATGTGGGCAGTCATCACAGATGGAGACTTTGTTCCAACAACCAAAGAAGGAGCTGTCAAAGCAAAAAGTGCATGGTCAACAGATGAAAAAGCTCAGGTATTActaaactctaaagctagactctttctatcatgtgcactaaccatggaagaaagtgaaagagttgatgaatgtaCAAATGCTAAAGAAGTATGGGATACTCTGAAAATACATCATGAGGGTACATTTCATGTCAAAGAAACTagaattgacattggagtcagaaaatttgaagtctttgaaatgagtgaaaatgaaaccattgatgagatgtatgcaagatttactacaatagtaaatgaaatgagatctcttggaaaggcatattccactcatgatagaattagaaaaattctGAGATGTCTTCCAAGTGTGTGGAGACCTATGGTCACTGCAATCACTCAGGCCAAAGATTTAAAATCTATGAACCTGGAAGATCTCATTGGTTCACTAAGAGCTCATGAAGTTGTACTTTAAGGAGACAAACCAGTGAAGAAGGTAAAAACACTTGCCTTAAAAGCATCTCAGCAAACTCCATCAGTTGCTGATGAAGATGTGCAAGAACCACAAGAATTAgaagaagttcatgaagaagaagctgaagatgaacttGCACTAATCTCTAAAAGAATTCAAAGGATGATGCTGAGAAGAAATCAGATCAGAAAGAAGTTTCCAAAGACCAACATCAGCATCAAAACTGAAGCTGACAAAAGTCAAGTCACTTGCTATGGATGCAACAAAACTGGACATTTCAAAAATGAATGTCCTGACATCAAAAAGGTTCAAAGAAAACCTCCCTTCAAGAAGAAAGCAATGATCACATGGGATGACATGGAAGAATCAGATTCTCAAGAAGATGCAGATACAGACATGGGACTGATGGCTCAGTCAGATGATGAGGAAGAGGTAATTATCTATAAAACTGATTCTCTATATAAagatcttgaaaataaaattgatagtctcttatatgattcaaacttcttaactaatagatgtcactctttaatcaaagaactttctgagataaaagaagaaaaagaaatacttcaAAACAAGTATGATGAGTCTAGAAAGACCATAAAAATTCTGCAAGATTCTCATTTTGACatgtcagaaaaacaaagagagataaacagaaaacaaaaaggcaTTATGTCTGTACCTTCTGAAgtacaaaaggaaaacatactTTTGAAGAAGGAAGTTGAAACATTGAAAAAGGATCTGACAGGGTTTATAAAATCCACagaaacttttcaaaacataGTTGGATCTCAAAATGAGAATACTAAGAAATCTGGCTTAGGCTTTAAGGATCCAAGCAAAATTATTGGAAGTTTTGTACCTAAAGCTAAAATAAGAGTTAAATGTTGTTTCTGTGATAAGTATGGACATAATGAATCAGTAtgtcatgttaagaaaaaatttatcaaacaaaataatttaaatcttaGTTCAGAACGTTCTCATCTCAATAGATCAGAAAGTTCACAAAAGGCTGAAAAGGCTAAGAAGATATGTTTCTACTGTAACAAATCTGATCATAAAAGACAGAATGTTACTTTCAGAAAAGATCTCTTAGAAGAACTAACCCTCAAGGACCCAACATTACATGGGTAcctaaaatttttatcttgtcaaatgTAGGTCCTGCCTCAGGGTGCAAGAACAAAACCATGGTACCTGGATAGTGGTTGTTCTAGGCACATGACAGGTGACAGGAATTGTTTtctaacttttgaaaagaaggatggaggactagtgacatttggaaacaatgacaaaggtaaaatcagaggtaaaggtactataggtaatcttaactctgctaaaatagaaaatgttcagtatgtggaaggtttaaaacataatctacttagcataagtcaattgtgtgatagtggatttgaagttatctttaaacctaacatatgtgaagtcagacaaacctcctctaacaaattgtttttctctggttcaagaagaaagaacttatatgttttagaaCTAAATGATATGCCTGCTGAATCTTGTTTTATGTCTcttgaaaaagacaaatggatctggcacaaaagggctggtcatataagcatgaaaaccattgctaaactttctcaacttgatctagttagaggtttgcctaagattagctttgaaaaggacagaatctgtgaagcatgtgttaaaggtaaacaagtaaaaagtagttttaaaactattgagTTTATCTCAACTCAGAAACCTTTAGAGCTTCTTCACATTGATCTGTTTGGTCCTGTTCAAACTGCAAGTCTAACTGGCAAAAGATatggatttgttattgttgatgatttctccagatttacatgggtgctatttttaaaacataaagatgaatcttttgaagcatttcaaaacttttgcaaaagagttcaaaatgaaaaaggttataatatcatcacagttaggagtgatcatggaggagaatttgaaaatgcatccttcaaaacattctttgatgaaaatggtattaaacataacttttcttgtgcaagaactccacaacaaaatggagttgttgaaagaaaaaatagaaccttgcaagaaatggcaagaacaatgttaaatgaatcaaatgttgaaaattacttttgggcagaagccattaacacatcttgttacattttgaatagagtttctataagaaaggttcttaacaaaaccccatatgaactctggaaaaatattaaacctagcatatcttactttcacatttttggctgctattgttacatactgaacaataaagaaaaattgggtaagtttgatcctaaatcagataaagctatctttttaggatactctacaacttctaaaggttatagagtgtacaatctaaaaacccagacagttgaaattagtatgcatatcatatttgatgaatatgatgaacattctaaacctaaagagaatgaagacactgaagtaccaacacttcagaatgttccaGTTCAAAATACTGAGAACACagtagagaaagaagatgatcagaatgttcaggtTCAATCTTTTCAAAGTCCACCTAGAAGCTGGAGAATGGTAGGGGATCATCCTACTGatcaaatcattggaagcacaactgatggtgtaagaaccagattgtcctttcaagataacaacatGGCAATGATTTCTCAAATGGAACCCAAGTCAATCAATGAAGCCATTATTGATGACTCTTGGATTAAGGCCATGAAGGAAGAACTTTCtcagtttgaaagaaacaaagtttggaacttggttccaaataatcaagataaaaccatcattggaacaagatgggtttttagaaacaagcttgatgaagaaggtaaagttgtcagaaacaaagcaaggttagttgctcaaggttacaaccaacaagaaggtattgactatgatgagacctttgcaccagttgcaaggttagaagccatcagaattcttcttgcttatgctgcacataaaagcattaaactttttcaaatggatgtgaaaagtgcatttttaaatggttttctaaatgaagaagtttatgtaagtcaaccacctggattcataaacaaagaaaaaccaaatcatgttttcaaattaacaaaagctcttta containing:
- the LOC11431303 gene encoding epoxide hydrolase A → MEGIEHRTVEVNGIKMHIAEKGKEGPVVLFLHGFPELWYSWRHQIAALGSLGYRAVAPDLRGYGDTDVPSSVNSYTIFHLVGDIVALIDSLGVDQVFLVAHDWGAIVGWYLCLFRPERVKAYVCLSVPYLPRNPKVKPVDGMRALFGDDYYICRFQELGKMEAEIAKDSSEQVIKSMLTGRTTGPLILPKERFLSHPSTKPLPSWLSQEDVAYYASKFEKTGFSGGLNFYRNLNLNWELTAAWTGAQIKVPLKFITGDSDLVYTSSGTKQYIESGGFKKDVPNLEEVVIQEGVAHFNNQEAAEDISNHIYDFIKKF